TGACGCCATTTCTTTCGCACATGATGCCGCCATCGAAATGCTCAACTACAAAATGGCGGAATACACCAAGGCCGTGCTGGACGGTCGCCCACACTTTCATATTTCGCTGATTGTGGATGTTTCACCCAACTGCGATTGCCATGGCGAGAATGACGCGCCCATTCTGCCCAACATCGGCATGTTCGCCTCATTTGACCCGCTGGCGCTTGATCAGGCCTGCGTGGATGCCTGCATGAAGGCCAAACCCTTGCCCGGCAGTCAGCTTGTGGAAAATCTTGCGAAAAAAGGATTTGTGGATCACCACGACCACTTTAAAAATTCTGGCCCTGAATCCGAGTGGCGTACCTGTATGGAGCATGCCGAAAAAATCGGCCTTGGCACACGCGAATATGATCTGATTGTGGTGAAGTAAGCATATTATTACAGATGTGAAAAAGGCCGGGGCAACCCGGCTTTTTTGCGTTATGCCGCATGAGCCAGAAGTCTTAATCGGCAAAGGGCAAAACACGGGCAAACACTATGGCAATATAACCAGCATTAATGGAGCGTACATTTAAAATTGCAAGAAATCAGCCATCCAGCGCGACCATATGGATACGATTTCCATGCGCCGAAACAGAACGGTAAAGGTCATCAAAAGAAATCCAGACGGTTGCCGTGTTGTCATTGGGGTGAACGCCAAGGCAGGGATTACCCTCTAGTGCGGAGTCAAATACAATCTCAACTTCGCAGCCTTCATCATTAAGAATACCAAAAGGAGTTACTTCCCCTTGGGCCAAATCCAGATACTTGGCAAGGCGCTCTTGCGAGGCAAAGCTTAGCCGTGAAATACCCAGTTTTTGCTGCAAGACCTTCAAAGGTGCTGTCTTGTCGTTG
This is a stretch of genomic DNA from Desulfovibrio desulfuricans. It encodes these proteins:
- a CDS encoding prolyl-tRNA synthetase associated domain-containing protein gives rise to the protein MSDLEKRQKVYDYLKRLGVKYTVTEHPAVFSIDEIKALKINLKGDVCKNLFLRDSAGKRHFLVTMCNDKTAPLKVLQQKLGISRLSFASQERLAKYLDLAQGEVTPFGILNDEGCEVEIVFDSALEGNPCLGVHPNDNTATVWISFDDLYRSVSAHGNRIHMVALDG